A portion of the Stigmatopora argus isolate UIUO_Sarg chromosome 15, RoL_Sarg_1.0, whole genome shotgun sequence genome contains these proteins:
- the ahi1 gene encoding jouberin, whose translation MPTGESTWKKTQDGSGKTSDRPNKDKLKKKNTQRKDSSELQTLKQRRLKKEAGTDDDDAARRPELGESAAKIDNGAHQEEAPAPAFKSQRKLPSRPLPGESVGSDARRGSKKKAKRKEDDDDKDGDEVDQDGDELLQEYQQQMAPDEESPASEDLGRNKAENRKSATADSDIGYGDQNNAVENGTQEGKKKKKKKSSKSAEWSNAAAKKPVDSDENDGLVLGVYVHRTDGLKTDVRISHPMVKVHVVDDLTGQYVKKRDSHRPVSSFYEQDNVEHILPIMTQPFDFKKNKSVIPEWKEQIIFNEPFSHFVGREPDSPKVILYFEILDFLTMEEAKANLDGAVHERGFRKIAWAFLKPVGANGVLNTGSKVRLQLFVAPTWAKRKPRTIEVVEWWRHYPRVKYASTLYVTVKGIKLPQHVDPSIRSMMALQEERGSTSYGQLQDDVNVTATAIAKDKGVPELTWSRIPGQVCRIPNKPMLVFRGGQMGCLTLLFSHAGTLLAAACADRDMFPVVVFEIPSGKALAAFSGHLKVVYELCWSADDRRLLSVSSDGTVREWDVEQFLPTARKVLPHPSFVYSARYHPAAEHLVVSGGYDRVVRAWRLDVDDFNGLLLREFEAHAGFVNSICFDADGRRMFSADNGGTIVSWNTSLSDDEQQPWRHWSVEKVHAEADLKGVPINMLQVHPNGRCLLIHAKDDVLRTLDLRIMTMIKYTGATNQRERICSTFTPCGNFIFSGSEDGMAYVWNTESGEQVAVYSELSYSSPLCAVAFHPHENMVAFCAFGDSQPVHVYLHDRKASQLESRKTKEPRSESITPDVLYTPALFSTEQLSQATRQTLKMQRVKEQMDSVLEPHGRPSSFEPGRSLFSDISTTRSNASLPPLLGGVSALGLLHRKGTSSHRLHTPLSNNDPTQPVVVTLYDYKADRSDELTLRRGDVVRVLYKDNDNWWYGSRADGQQGYFPVAYVEVQGDSAEEAPLAAAEVERSTPTRISTAMTPSGELRFLSEPALTDTEPELTEAKLKKRKKVKKNTKKPSPGQATFSDPDAGSDRAEGALRPNSRRPLPKRPTAQLDL comes from the exons ATGCCTACAG GtgagagtacctggaaaaaaacccaGGATGGATCAGGCAAGACGTCTGATAGGCCGAATAAGGacaagttgaagaaaaaaaacactcaacgTAAAGATAGCTCTGAG CTCCAGACTCTAAAGCAACGCCGTCTGAAGAAAGAAGCCGGGACCGACGATGATGACGCCGCACGTCGTCCGGAACTCGGGGAATCTGCTGCAAAAATTGATAACGGAGCACACCAAGAGGAGGCTCCGGCTCCGGCGTTCAAGTCCCAGAGAAAGCTTCCCAGCCGGCCTCTGCCCGGAGAAAGCGTCGGCTCGGATGCGAGACGCGGGAGCAAGAAGAAGGCAAAACGGAAAGAGGACGACGATGACAAGGATGGCGATGAGGTCGACCAGGACGGCGACGAGCTGCTACAGGAGtaccagcagcagatggcgccAGATGAAGAGTCACCAGCCAGTGAGGATTTAGGGaggaataaagctgaaaatcGGAAATCCGCCACAGCGGATTCAGATATCGG TTACGGTGATCAGAATAACGCTGTGGAAAATGGCACTCAGgaggggaagaagaaaaagaagaaaaagtcaaGTAAAT CGGCAGAATGGAGCAACGCAGCGGCGAAGAAGCCGGTCGATAGCGATGAAAACGATGGCCTGGTGCTGGGGGTGTACGTGCATCGAACGGACGGCCTCAAGACGGACGTGCGCATCTCCCATCCCATGGTGAAGGTCCACGTGGTGGATGACCTGACGGGACAGTACGTTAAGAAAAGAGACAG CCATCGTCCCGTGTCGTCTTTTTACGAGCAAGACAACGTGGAGCACATACTGCCCATCATGACCCAGCCCTTCGACTTCAAGAAGAACAAATCGGTCATCCCCGAGTGGAAGGAGCAGATCATCTTCAACGAGCCCTTCTCCCACTTTGTCGGGCGGGAACCCGATAGCCCTAAagttattctttattttgag ATCCTGGACTTTCTAACCATGGAGGAGGCCAAAGCCAACCTTGACGGCGCCGTACACGAGCGAGGATTCCGAAAAATTGCATGGGCCTTcctaaag cCAGTTGGTGCCAACGGCGTGCTGAACACCGGCAGCAAAGTCCGCCTGCAGCTCTTTGTCGCCCCCACGTGGGCTAAGAGAAAGCCCCGCACCATCGAGGTGGTGGAGTGGTGGCGACATTACCCCCGGGTCAAATATGCATCCACCCTCTACGTCACCGTCAAAGGCATCAAGCTACCTCAGCAT GTGGACCCAAGCATTCGTTCCATGATGGCGCTGCAGGAGGAGCGAGGGAGCACGTCCTATGGCCAGCTACAGGACGACGTCAACGTGACGGCCACGGCCATCGCCAAAGACAAGGGCGTTCCTGAGTTGACGTGGAGCAGGATTCCTGGCCAG GTGTGTCGGATTCCCAACAAGCCCATGCTGGTGTTCCGCGGAGGTCAGATGGGCTGCTTGACCTTGCTCTTCTCCCACGCCGGGACGCTTCTGGCCGCGGCGTGTGCCGACAGAGATATGTTCCCCGTCGTCG TCTTTGAGATTCCCTCTGGGAAAGCTTTAGCCGCTTTCAGCGGTCATCTCAAAGTTGTCTACGAACTCTGCTGGTCTGCGGACGACAGGCGTCTTTTGTCCGTCTCTTCCGATGGAACCGTCAG GGAGTGGGATGTGGAACAGTTCCTCCCCACCGCCCGGAAGGTCCTGCCGCACCCCTCCTTTGTGTACTCGGCCCGATACCACCCGGCGGCCGAGCACCTGGTGGTCAGCGGCGGCTACGACCGCGTGGTCCGAGCGTGGCGACTCGACGTGGACGACTTCAACGGCCTCCTCCTGCGCGAATTCGAGGCTCACGCCGGCTTTGTCAACAGCATTTGCTTCGACGCAGACG GTCGCAGGATGTTCTCGGCGGACAACGGCGGAACCATCGTTTCGTGGAATACCTCGCTGAGCGACGACGAGCAACAGCCTTGGCGTCACTGGTCTGTGGAGAAG GTGCACGCCGAGGCGGACCTCAAGGGGGTGCCCATCAACATGCTGCAGGTGCATCCCAACGGTCGCTGCCTCCTCATTCACGCCAAAGACGATGTCCTCAGGACTTTGGATCTGAGAAT AATGACAATGATCAAGTACACGGGGGCCACCAATCAAAGAGAGAGGATCTGCAGCACCTTCACCCCGTGCGGCAACTTCATCTTCTCCGGCAGCGAGGACGGAATGGCGTACGTTTGGAACACGGAAAGCGGCGAGCAGGTGGCCGTGTACTCGGAGCTCAGCTACTCCTCGCCCTTGTGCGCCGTGGCCTTCCACCCTCACGAGAACATGGTGGCCTTCTGCGCCTTTGGGGACAGTCAGCCCGTGCACGTCTACTTGCATGACCGGAAAG CGTCTCAGCTGGAATCGCGCAAAACCAAGGAGCCGAGGTCCGAGTCAATCACCCCCGACGTGCTTTACACGCCGGCGTTATTCTCCACGGAGCAGTTGAGCCAAGCCACCAGGCAGACGTTAAAAATGCAGCGAGTCAAAGAGCAAATGGATTCTGTCCTT gaaccACATGGCAGACCTTCATCTTTTGAGCCAG GAAGGAGCCTGTTTTCAGACATCAGCACC ACAAGATCCAACGCTTCGCTTCCTCCTCTGTTGGGCGGCGTCAGCGCACTCGGGCTACTGCATCGAAAAGGGACGTCGTCTCACAGGCTTCACACG CCTCTTTCTAACAACGACCCCACTCAACCCGTG GTGGTGACGCTGTACGACTACAAAGCCGACCGCTCGGACGAGTTGACGCTGAGGCGCGGCGACGTCGTCCGCGTACTGTACAAGGACAACGATAACTGGTGGTACGGGAGCCGGGCGGACGGACAGCAGGGCTATTTTCCCGTCGCCTACGTTGAAGTTCAAG GAGACTCGGCCGAGGAGGCCCCGCTGGCCGCTGCGGAAGTGGAGAGGTCGACGCCCACCAGG ATTTCCACCGCAATGACTCCTTCTGGGGAACTCCGCTTTCTCTCCGAGCCGGCTCTAACGGACACGGAGCCAGAATTGACCGAGGCCAA attaaaaaagagaaagaaagtgaAAAAGAATACGAAAAAGCCATCTCCGGGTCAAGCCACGTTTTCCGACCCGGACGCCGGGAGCGACCGGGCCGAGGGAGCGCTCCGCCCCAATAGCCGCCGCCCCCTCCCGAAAAGGCCCACGGCGCAACTTGACTT
- the LOC144090076 gene encoding uncharacterized protein LOC144090076 produces MSVSKSVSSAHQAPPRRTTLREAGSGTNVDERLKAARERREEQQRLLASRVHNRFERERRAKLHYEQQLQERQKKLQEQKLKEDRRRAAVEEKRRRYLKEEKERNESAVRRSEEKGQRVQQKCGQNLSARKPTTKNAPRHVALSPWERNLVSRLLTPTSSFLARSKNAADPSGEEVVYICRRAVSFYSTSSGGPTGKPQLARDHRADVQKPQIKKAQVPRAQTLQTQKTPSHRPAVQRLENQRAQVQRPQKPQTHGAPVQRLENQKAQVQKTQIKKTQNRRPQSQRPQPPHLSPSLTQSRSANNVKPNAKTPYNANRKTPDVGPDERSPLKNKISTKMSRTPSPPERPPHERVERRSSRRHSIPLQLELESVPEEDVPICSPALSSGNSRPVFEDKMEDSPEAPPSETEIESRTAGDGSPSTMLWPPPEGPPTPSGGTTDPEEASHSLAERRREARLLREMEEQKSLEAAEAQRRCHEALERHRAEERARQQARAQLLIAEKQRREQEEKKKAEEERAQALQEAALLHKQREEEQAREREKAAQVQKERELSAQKEEAERQVRKRRLEEIMRRTRRTVSPDMKSATVSILPNENTEPPVRDAVRPPGSRPSQTMADDKGTTHDDMLPVVAFKERRSLRTLSGLEDIQTHQRAEVI; encoded by the exons ATGTCCGTAAGCAAGAGTGTCAGCTCTGCGCATCAGGCTCCGCCGAGAAGGACGACGCTACGAGAAG CGGGGAGTGGAACAAACGTGGACGAGAGGCTCAAGGCGGCCCGGGAAAGGAGAGAGGAGCAACAGAGATTACTGG CCTCGCGAGTTCACAACAGATTTGAACGGGAACGGCGGGCCAAGCTTCACTATGAGCAGCAGCTCCAGGAGCGCCAGAAGAAACTGCAGGAGCAGAAACTCAAAGAAGATCGCAGGCGTGCCGCCGTGGAGGAGAAAAGACGGCGCTATCTCAAGGAGGAGAAA GAACGAAATGAATCGGCCGTGCGGCGAAGCGAGGAGAAGGGTCAGAGAGTCCAACAGAAATGCGGCCAAAACCTGAGCGCCAGGAAGCCCACCACCAAAAACG CTCCACGTCACGTAGCCCTCAGCCCGTGGGAGAGGAACCTGGTGAGTCGTCTACTAACCCCCACCAGCTCTTTTTTGGCCCGGAGCAAGAACGCCGCTGATCCGTCGGGAGAAGAAG TTGTTTATATTTGTCGCCGTGCAGTTTCCTTTTACTCCACGAGCAGCGGCGGCCCGACCGGCAAGCCGCAGTTGGCACGAGACCACAGAGCCGACGTCCAGAAGCCCCAAATCAAGAAAGCACAGGTTCCTAGAGCCCAGACACTCCAGACTCAGAAGACCCCGAGCCACCGACCTGCAGTCCAGAGACTGGAGAACCAGAGAGCTCAAGTGCAAAGGCCCCAGAAACCACAGACCCACGGAGCTCCGGTCCAGAGACTGGAGAACCAGAAAGCCCAAGTCCAGAAAACGCAGATCAAGAAAACCCAGAACAGGAGACCTCAGAGTCAGAGACCACAACCACCACATTTGAGTCCCAGCCTCACCCAAAGCAGAAGCGCCAACAatgtcaag CCCAATGCGAAAACGCCATACAACGCCAACAGGAAGACCCCCGACGTAGGTCCAGATGAGCGCTCGCCTCTGAAGAACAAAATCTCCACTAAAATGAGCAGAACGCCGTCGCCACCCGAACG tcctccgcaCGAAAGAGTTGAGAGAAGATCGAGCCGTCGCCATTCCATCCCTCTTCAACTGGAGCTGGAGTCCGTTCCCGAGGAAGACGTTCCCATTTGTAGCCCGGCCCTGTCGTCCGGCAACTCCAGGCCCGTCTTTGAAGACAAAATGGAGGACTCGCCCGAGGCTCCGCCTTCGGAGACAGAAATTGAAAGCAGAACTGCAGGAGACGGCA GTCCCTCTACCATGCTTTGGCCGCCACCCGAAGGCCCGCCCACGCCCTCCGGTGGCACCACCGACCCAGAAGAGGCCTCTCACTCCTTGGCCGAAAGAAGGCGAGAAGCCAGACTGCTCAGGGAGATGGAAGAGCAAAAGAGCTTGGAGGCCGCCGAAGCCCAAAG GCGATGCCACGAGGCGCTGGAGCGCCACAGGGCCGAGGAGCGAGCTCGGCAGCAGGCCCGAGCCCAACTCCTGATCGCGGAAAAGCAACGACGTGAGCAAGAGGAGAAAAAGAAGGCGGAGGAGGAGCGGGCTCAGGCCTTGCAGGAGGCAGCTCTTCTGCACAAGCAG AGGGAGGAGGAACAAGCCAGAGAACGGGAGAAAGCAGCCCAGGTGCAGAAGGAACGAGAGCTGTCTGCGCAGAAAGAAGAAGCCGAACGCCAAGTCAGGAAAAGG CGACTGGAGGAGATCATGCGGCGGACCAGGAGAACAGTTTCTCCTGACATG AAATCAGCGACGGTGAGCATCTTACCCAACGAGAACACTGAGCCTCCTGTGCGGGATGCCGTCAGGCCGCCGGGTTCGAGGCCCTCGCAGACGATGGCGGACGACAAAGGCACCACCCACGATGACATGCTGCCTGTCGTGGCCTTCAAAGAGCGCAGGTCTCTTCGAACTCTCAGCGGCTTGGAAGACATTCAAACACACCAACGAGCAG AAGTCATCTGA
- the otofb gene encoding otoferlin b, with translation MKRAKQRGHKHDKNGDEPAVLETQNLEAAFAGGRFDPDTVSLASVTAVTTNVSNKRSKPDIKMEPSSGRPVDYQVSVSVIEARQLVGLNMDPMVCVEIGEEKKYTSMKESTNCPYYNEYFVFDFHVPPDVMFDKILKLSVIHSKNLLRSGTLVGTFKMDVGTIYSQPEHQFNHKWALLSDPDDITAGCKGYVKCDVAVVAKGDAVKTPHKPRESDDDDIEGNLLIPDGVPAERQWARYYLKVYRAEGLPRMNASIMANVKKAFIGENKDLVDPYVQVHFAGQKGKTSVQKSCYEPIWNEQIVFTEMFPPLCKRMKIQIRDSDKVNDVAMGTHFLDLRKISNDGDKGFLPTLGPAWVNTYGSTRTYALMDEYQELNEGLGEGVSFRARLLISLGVEILDPSSPETSSSTEVQLESIPNISENATGKMEEFFLFASFLEATMIDRKIGDKAVHFEVTIGYYGDETDGALQPKAAAEKKAESGDQTHLIGDSSEDEMDGDPPSVATTPPVRPVVTDRNYFHLPYFERKPCIYVKSWWQDQRRRLYNANIIDNMADKLEEGLNDVQEIIKTEKAYPERRLRGVLEELSHRCGQFLVLANTDQNMSGKTKLDRERLKLCMSEVEAVGQQARAMRSQVKKSTVREKVKLTQSFLQKLRFLADEPQHGVPDVFVWMISNGKRVAYARVPSKDILHSAVEEERGKDCGKVKTIFLRIPGKRGLGPAGWTVQSKIEIYLWLGLKRQRKDYLWGLPNGFEENRLSAEGASPFSPPVSLTYTMKQIFQLRVHMYQARGLFAGDSTGLSDPFARVFFSTQSQVTEVLPETLCPTWDQLLLFENVELFGEAGELRDDPPIIVIELYDQDTVGKADFMGRTFAKPVVKMAEEHYGPPRFPPQLEYYQIYRGNGTAGEMLAAFELLQIGPNGKADLPPVDGPAEMERGPLLPVPLGIRPVLSKYRIEVLFWGLRDLKRVNLAQVDRPRVDVECAGKGVQSALIPNYKKNPNFSTLVKCFEVDLPENELLHPPLNIRVVDCRAFGRYTLVGSNAVASLRKFIYRAGDQRADNCSSAEEIVVVSMEAEPNFKKMDTVVKLDSCSDAVVKVEDDDKDEKGRKKKRQTGTEIEDDGPDESTLDWWSKYFASVETLAEALKAQEGTLLSDSEDKEDVDLADGGGGRKGKGKKDKKKGAHAEPAGKKKAKLEELKVYPKELESHFDNFEEWLHSFNLFRGKGGGDDDDHNGSDEDRIVGKFKGSLCMYKMSDEPPRNFDSATGMFQNIPHNEPINVLVRVYVIRATDLHPADINGKADPYVAIRLGRNEVKDKENYISKQLNPLFGKSFDIEATFPTDSTLTVSIYDWDLVGTDDLIGETKVDLESRFYSKHRATCGIAASYSTYGYNIWRDPMKPTQILAKLCKDGKLDGPHYGPGGRVKVENRVFMAPTETEDENGLKKQTNEHLALTVLKHWEEIPRVGCKLVPEHVENRPLLHPDKPGIEQGRIEMWVDMFPKDTTAPGPALDISPRKSKKFELRVIIWNTDEVVLEDDDIFTGEKSSDIFVRGWLKGQQEDKQDTDVHYHSITGEGNFNWRFVYPFNYLMAEEKIVISKKESMFAWDETEYKIPARLNLQVWDADHFSADDFLGAIELDLNRFPRGAKTAKQCTLEMATEEAQVPVVSIFKQKRIKGWWPFVARNEEDELELTGKVEAELHLLTGEEAEKCPAGEGRNEPEPLEKPNRPDIALLWFLIPLKAAKHLVCDQYRWLTIKIVCALLILAILALFLYNMPGYMVKKMLGA, from the exons ATGAAACGCGCCAAGCAGCGTGGACACAAGCACGACAAAAACGGAG ATGAGCCCGCCGTCCTGGAGACGCAGAACCTGGAGGCCGCCTTCGCCGGAGGACGCTTCGACCCGGACACCGTGTCTCTGGCGTCGGTCACCGCCGTCACCACCAACGTGTCCAACAAGAG GTCCAAACCGGACATCAAGATGGAGCCGAGCTCCGGACGTCCCGTGGATTATCAA GTGAGCGTGAGCGTCATCGAGGCCCGGCAGCTGGTGGGGCTCAACATGGATCCCATGGTGTGCGTGGAAATCGGGGAAGAGAAGAAGTACACGTCCATGAAGGAGTCCACCAATTGTCCCTATTACAACGAG tattttgtcTTTGATTTCCACGTCCCTCCGGATGTGATGTTTGACAAGATCCTTAAGTTGTCT GTTATCCACTCCAAAAACCTGCTACGAAGTGGCACGCTGGTGGGGACTTTCAAAATGGACGTGGGCACCATTTACTCCCAACCAG AGCACCAGTTTAACCACAAATGGGCTTTGCTGTCCGACCCGGACGACATCACGGCCGGGTGCAAGGGTTACGTCAAGTGCGACGTGGCCGTGGTGGCCAAGGGCGACGCCGTCAAGACCCCGCACAAGCCCAGGGAGTCGGACGACGACGACATCGAAGG AAACCTGTTGATTCCGGACGGGGTCCCGGCCGAGCGCCAGTGGGCCCGCTACTACTTGAAGGTGTACAGGGCCGAGGGGCTCCCGAGGATGAACGCCAGCATCATGGCGAACGTCAAGAAGGCCTTCATCGGGGAGAACAAAGACCTGGTGGACCCCTACGTGCAAGTGCACTTTGCCGGGCAGAAG GGTAAGACGTCGGTCCAGAAGAGCTGCTACGAGCCCATCTGGAACGAGCAGATCGTCTTCACCGAGATGTTCCCGCCGCTGTGCAAGCGCATGAAGATCCAGATCCGAGACTCGGACAAAGTCAACGACGTGGCCATGGGGACGCACTTCCTGGATTTGAGGAAGATCTCCAACGACGGCGACAAAG GCTTCCTGCCCACCCTGGGCCCCGCCTGGGTCAACACGTACGGCTCCACCCGCACCTACGCGCTGATGGACGAGTACCAGGAGCTGAACGAAGGTCTGGGCGAGGGCGTGTCCTTCAGGGCGCGCCTGCTCATCAGCCTGGGGGTGGAGATCTTGGACCCCTCGTCGCCCGAGACCTCCAGCTCCACCGAGGTGCAGCTGGAGAGCATCCCCAACATCTCGGAG AACGCCACTGGGAAAATGGAGGAGTTCTTCCTCTTCGCCTCCTTCCTGGAGGCCACCATGATTGACAGGAAGATCGGAGACAAGGCCGTCCACTTTGAGGTCACCATAG GTTACTACGGCGACGAGACGGACGGCGCCCTCCAGCCCAAAGCGGCGGCCGAGAAGAAAGCCGAGAGCGGCGACCAGACGCATCTCATCGGCGACTCCAGCGAGGACGAAATGGACGGCGACCCGCCGTCGGTGGCGACCACTCCCCCCGTCAGGCCCGTCGTCACCGACCG AAACTACTTCCACCTGCCGTATTTTGAGCGCAAGCCGTGCATTTACGTCAAGAGTTGGTGGCAGGACCAGCGGCGGAGGCTGTACAACGCCAACATCATCGACAACATGGCCGACAAACTG gAGGAAGGTCTGAACGACGTACAGGAGATCATCAAGACGGAAAAGGCGTATCCAGAACGCAGGCTGAGGGGCGTCTTGGAGGAGCTGAGCCACAGATGCGG TCAGTTTCTGGTGCTGGCTAACACGGACCAGAACATGTCCGGCAAAACCAAACTGGACCGTGAGCGCCTGAAGCTGTGCATGTCTGAAGTG GAAGCCGTGGGCCAGCAAGCCAGAGCCATGCGCTCGCAGGTGAAGAAGAGCACGGTGAGGGAGAAGGTCAAGCTGACGCAGAGCTTTCTCCAGAAGCTCCGCTTCCTGGCCGACGAA CCCCAACACGGCGTACCGGACGTCTTCGTGTGGATGATCAGCAACGGAAAGCGCGTGGCTTACGCCCGGGTACCTTCCAAAGACATCTTACACTCCGCCGTGGAGGAGGAGCGAGGGAAGGACTGCGGCAAAGTCAAAACCATCTTCCTGAGG ATTCCCGGCAAGCGCGGCTTGGGCCCCGCCGGCTGGACGGTGCAGTCCAAGATCGAGATCTACTTGTGGTTGGGCCTGAAGCGCCAACGCAAAGACTACCTGTGGGGACTGCCCAACGGCTTCGAGGAGAACCGTCTCTCCGCGGAAGGCGCCTCGCCCTTCTCGCCGCCCGTCAGCCTGACTTACACCA TGAAGCAGATTTTCCAGCTGAGGGTCCACATGTATCAAGCCCGCGGCCTCTTCGCCGGCGACAGCACGGGGCTTTCCGATCCCTTCGCGAGGGTCTTCTTCTCCACGCAGAGCCAAGTGACGGAG GTGCTGCCCGAGACGCTTTGCCCGACGTGGGATCAGCTGCTGCTCTTTGAAAACGTGGAGCTCTTCGGCGAGGCCGGCGAACTGCGGGACGACCCCCCCATCATCGTCATCGAGCTCTACGATCAAGACACGGTG ggcAAAGCGGACTTCATGGGCAGAACCTTCGCCAAGCCTGTGGTGAAGATGGCGGAGGAGCACTACGGACCACCCCgcttccccccacagctggagTACTACCAGATCTACCGAGGCAACGGCACGGCGGGAGAGATGCTGGCCGCCTTTGAGCTGCTGCAG ATCGGCCCCAACGGCAAAGCGGACCTCCCCCCCGTTGACGGTCCCGCGGAAATGGAGCGCGGCCCGCTGCTTCCGGTTCCCCTGGGAATCAGACCCGTTCTCAGCAAGTACAGAATAGAG GTTTTATTTTGGGGCTTGCGGGACCTGAAGAGGGTGAACCTGGCTCAGGTGGACCGTCCCCGCGTGGACGTGGAGTGCGCGGGCAAGGGGGTTCAGTCGGCCCTTATTCCCAACTACAAGAAGAACCCCAATTTCAGCACGCTTGTCAAGTGCTTCGAAGTG GATTTGCCAGAGAACGAGCTGCTCCACCCGCCCCTCAACATCCGCGTGGTGGACTGCAGGGCGTTCGGCCGCTACACGCTGGTGGGCTCCAACGCCGTGGCCAGCCTCCGGAAGTTCATCTACCGGGCCGGCGACCAGCGGGCCGACAACTGCTCCAGCGCAG AGGAAATCGTGGTGGTTAGCATGGAAGCCGAGCCCAATTTTAAGAAGATGGACACGGTGGTCAAATTGGATTCG TGCTCTGACGCCGTGGTCAAAGTGGAG GACGACGACAAAGACGAGAAAGGCCGCAAGAAGAAGAGGCAGACGGGGACCGAGATTGAGGACGACGGCCCGGACGAGAGCACGCTGGACTGGTGGTCCAAATATTTTGCCTCCGTGGAGACGCTGGCAGAG GCGCTCAAAGCTCAAGAGGGGACGCTGTTGTCGGATTCGGAGGACAAAGAGGACGTGGACCTGGCGGATGGTGGAG GCGGCAGGAAAGGCAAAGGGAAGAAGGACAAGAAGAAGGGCGCCCACGCCGAGCCGGCCGGGAAGAAAAAGGCCAAGCTGGAAGAGCTGAAA GTGTACCCCAAGGAGCTGGAGAGCCACTTTGACAACTTTGAAGAGTGGCTCCACAGTTTCAACCTTTTCCGGGGCaaaggcggcggcgacgacgacgaccacaaCGGCTCGGACGAAGACAGGATTGTTGGAAAATTCAAG GGCTCGCTCTGCATGTACAAAATGTCCGACGAGCCGCCCAGAAACTTTGACTCGGCCACGGGGATGTTCCAGAACATCCCGCACAACGAGCCCATCAACGTCTTGGTGCGAGTCTACGTCATCCGG GCCACCGATCTCCACCCGGCGGACATCAACGGTAAGGCCGACCCGTACGTGGCCATCAGGCTGGGCAGGAATGAGGTGAAGGACAAGGAGAACTACATCTCCAAGCAGCTCAACCCGCTGTTTGGGAA ATCCTTCGACATCGAGGCCACGTTCCCCACGGACTCCACGCTCACCGTGTCCATCTACGACTGGGACCTGGTGGGCACCGACGACCTGATCGGGGAGACCAAGGTGGACCTGGAGAGCCGCTTCTACAGCAAGCATCGGGCCACCTGCGGCATCGCCGCCAGCTACAGCAC ATACGGTTACAACATCTGGCGGGACCCCATGAAGCCCACGCAGATCCTGGCCAAGCTGTGCAAGGACGGCAAACTGGACGGGCCTCACTACGGCCCCGGCGGGCGGGTCAAGGTGGAGAATCGCGTTTTCATGGCGCCCACCGAGACGGAGGATGAAAACG GACTGAAGAAGCAAACCAACGAGCACCTGGCGCTCACCGTGCTCAAGCACTGGGAGGAAATTCCGCGGGTGGGCTGCAAACTGGTACCCGAGCACGTGGAGAACCGGCCGCTCCTGCACCCGGACAAGCCGGGAATCGAACAA GGCAGGATTGAGATGTGGGTGGACATGTTCCCCAAGGACACCACGGCACCCGGTCCCGCCCTTGACATTTCACCCCGCAAATCAAAGAA GTTTGAGCTGCGGGTCATCATCTGGAACACGGACGAGGTGGTCCTGGAGGACGACGACATCTTCACCGGGGAGAAATCCAGCGACATTTTCGTCAGGGG TTGGCTGAAGGGTCAGCAGGAGGACAAGCAGGACACGGACGTCCACTACCACTCCATCACCGGCGAGGGCAACTTCAACTGGCGCTTCGTGTACCCCTTCAACTACCTGATGGCCGAGGAGAAGATCGTCATCTCCAAGAAGGAGTCCATGTTCGCCTGGGACGAGACCGAGTACAAGATCCCGGCCCGCCTCAACCTGCAAGTGTGGGACGCCGACCACTTCTCGGCCGACGACTTCCTAG GCGCCATAGAGCTAGACCTGAACCGCTTCCCGCGCGGCGCCAAGACGGCCAAGCAGTGCACCCTGGAGATGGCCACCGAGGAGGCCCAGGTGCCCGTGGTCTCCATCTTCAAGCAGAAGAGGATCAAGGGCTGGTGGCCTTTTGTGGCCCGCAACGAGGAGGACGAATTGGAGCTCACC GGCAAGGTGGAGGCGGAGCTTCATCTCCTGACGGGCGAAGAGGCGGAAAAATGCCCGGCGGGGGAAGGTCGCAATGAGCCCGAACCTCTGGAGAAACCCAA TCGTCCCGACATCGCTCTGCTGTGGTTCCTCATTCCGCTGAAGGCGGCCAAGCACCTGGTCTGCGATCAGTACCGCTGGCTGACCATCAAGATCGTGTGCGCCCTGTTGATCCTCGCCATCTTGGCTCTCTTCCTCTACAACATGCCCGGCTACATGGTGAAGAAGATGCTCGGAGCCTGA